gggGTAAATAGGCATACcatggagaaaactgggtgaaaaatggcaaaaatgggtgcaaagtcacaaCATTTAAAGGTACAGGTAgtcaaaaagtgtcaagaaaagagtgaaaagtgattaaaattggcaaaaagctgtaaaaaaagtggaaaaaaatggggtaaattggcatttaatggtaaaaggtagcttaaatgggtgaaaaattgcaaagatgccagataaaagtggctaaaactgataaaaaaaatggcaaaaattgtatagaagtggcaacaatggttgaaaagctgctgcaggaagtggtaaaaacaggctaaaagcagcagaaatggatttaaagtggcaaaaaatgtaaaaaggacaaaaaattgCAAGTAACGGCAATggaaatagagaaaaaataaagtgtgggaaacaaactgattaatgtgatgatTAATGGGTAATTTCTGAGGTAATACTTTcaatttaaaggttttctggggaatgatatttcaaattaagacataaaagtgccacaaatcatcacaaaagagccacacgttgagtatcaccgATTTATAGAATAAAGAAGTAATAAAGCTTTTGAATAATTATACATCTACAGTCCTATTAACCTAAGGACGCTTGAGTGTGTATTTGCACAATTTAGATATCTGGCAGgacttttcctgcatttttgtttgcttaaaattaaaattattctGTATCATGGACACAGACCTTAACTTAGTctagtgaggcctgcaggtctttagatgttgttctgggttcatGTGGGACCCCCTGGATGAGTcaatgcgctcttggagtcggCCATTCCTGGGAAGGCTCACCACtcttccaagttttctccatttgtgtaTAATGACTCTTACTTTTGCACACTGGAGTCCTAAAGTCTTGGAAATGACTTTGTAACCTATCCAAACTGAAAGaagtcaatgactttgtttcttatctgttgttgaatttctttagatggtgccatgatgtTCAAGGTTCTTAATTAGTACCCAAGAGGGTACATTTGTTGTGCAGGCAGAAGCTCAGTACCCCAGaggcaaaaacaacaacagtaattCACAATTCAAAACATAATCcacaaatacattaaaaactgatattaaaatgttaaaacaaacattgaTGATTAAAACCAAGTCATGATAAGGTGCTCTAGATGACATCCGTTCTAAAATAATACTCCAAAAGTGCTAAAGTGCCATTGAAGGCTCcctaaaataatatatattctATATTGAAGTTAAAGTGTTCCTGTAGCATTTTAGTTCTGCCTTTAGGAGCAACAAAGCGACGACCAGAGTGAAGAAGTCTAATTTAAAAAGATGGGAACAGTCATGGAGAACAGAGCTGGCTTTACGCTGCAGCTGACGTGATGCTTTATGACAACATCTAGCCTACCTCACTTAGTCAGACAGGTTctttttaagggatttctggagtCATCAGGTCTGCCAGTAATAAGGCCTGGGCGTGGATAGTGAAATTTAACTCATCTTTCCAGAAAGTGTGGATAACAGGGTTTAATTAATGATTGAATGTGTCAGACATGACTCCTTTCCCTTAATAGACTGCATTTTGTAAGATAACTTAGGTTATCTTTGTCagaatgtttcagatcatcaaactgattttaatatttaagtGTGACTGATTTGCAAAACAATAAGGAAGTGGGcagatactttttcacagcactgtatatctCATGGTTAGCATATGTGAACCAGTTTATCTGGCATACCAGGCTACAGAAGTCTCTTCATATCAGATTATGTGTGACAGAATGTATTTCTGTGAACTGAGTACCACCTATGTCTGCTATAGTATATGGACTATACAGTAATGTCCTCACCCTCTTCTGATCCAtattaacatataaaaacattaaaaaacaaagtacaaaaagagctgaaaaatcTGTTAACATGATAACCTTTCTGactttaatagatttttttaatgtttttttttccagctgatGTTTTGGTGGATGTTGCTGAGGAAGTGGCCGATGACCTGagtctgtttatttcacaaacagaTGCTGTGGCTTCTTCAGGCAAGTATAAACCAGTTTATAGTTTCTAAAACAGCTTAAAGTGACTCTAaaacttgtgtgtgtgtttgatgtttCTCCACAGATAAGGGTCTGGTATGTGAGAACGTGACCTTAGCCCTGGATTATATATTCTACTGGAAAGGAAACGGCATCACAAGTATCACACTGACACAGACTGTCGGGACCATCAGCCTGAATAGAAGTGGTACGTTTCATAATGCTTGTTCCACTCTAATTTGAATTTTTACCACTACTTGATAAAGTAAATAGAAAAGTTTGGCATAATCTAggctatttttgtgttttgtctccTGAACAGTGGTGTTAACCACGAGATATTCTGCTGAGTTTCTAAATGGAGAATTTCCGGGGGAGCCGAGGTCAGGGAACCCAGGTGAGTAAGAGATGAAACACTTGTCCTGAGAGTGATTTTAGATTTGTGGAAAGCAAATCAAGTAAACTGTctataaataatttaaacatttaaaatgccaGGTTATCAGGCAGGGAAACCCATCATTGCTGGAGTTGAGGACATTTCAGACAACGATACCAACAATACAGGCTCAATACAAAGAACATCCATCAACCTTTGGAAACCAGGTAAACCAGTTAAGCCATTCTGATTAATACGTAGCCAACTGGGAGTGTAAGTAGAATCAATGACACAGCGTTGTTGTCCTCTGTGTTACAGTAAGAGATGGACTCTGCTCTTCTGTGGAGATGAAACCAGCTCTGTTTGGGGAGAATTCAACATCAGGATGTTTGCTTCCTGTCAGCCGACTGAATCTGACGCAGTGTGATCTCCTGAGGTCAGCAGCTTACCAGCTTACTAATGCTTGTGTTAAGTGAGGAAGTTTGTTGTAGGACCCAGAAGCAGACAGACGAGGTGAGCAGTTAGAAGGAGTTTTAATGTTTGCAGTTGTAGGCTGGCTGGTTGGTTTGGGTATCAGAGGAGACAGGTGAATTCTGGTCCTGTTGGCTTTCCGTAGCTGTGTTGCAGGAGGAGTCGTTTAGATGGCTGGATTTGTAGAATCTGGGCACAGAGAAAAAGGCTGTTAGAAACATGGGTAAGGAGTATTCAAGCAGTAGAAACTCtgaactaaatttgcacagagGGGCCGATAATAAATACCACAGAGTGGATGTAATAATCTGGCGACGAGTGGAGCTGAAACCAGGCTTCTTATACTGAGGCAGATGAGTTGATGGGATCCAGCTGAGTCATCCAGGTGATCCAGCAAGGTGCTTGATTGCAAGCAGTTGGAGGGTGTGGCACACAAAcaatcagagacagacaggaagcagcCAGAGCTGTGACAGCTTGGTCCTTTTTCACTCATGCACTACTGCAAATCAAGTAAATTTCTGGAAAGGCAGCcctgaaatctttcttacttgACTGTTCACATATTCATTTTATTAACACAATTTAGGGGCTTTCAAGAGAAAGGGCATGTTGTGAAAAGGACAATAAGGGAATGGCAGATAATGTTTCTGCCTTTAAATTGATGCAGCTTGTATGTGGATGTATTCATGGCTGtaagaaaaagtgataaagaaaTACAGATGAGTAGAGGAGTGAGCACCAGTCACTCACCAGTTGAATGGTGTAAAAGTCATCATCATGCCTGCTCCTTTGCAGTGAactttcctgaatatttcctgctgtgttcCTGCATTAGCTAGCCCAGACTTTTACCACAGGGCTGGTAGAAAAAGCCTGTGTAAAATGTGGGTAGAATCATACacttaagacaaaaaaagtcttatttttaccaGAGAGTGGTCTAAAATTTTAGAAGGGACTTTGACTTGTCTTGcccagtctttgttttctatctacatttattccattttaaacatcttttttggAGTATATGCTTGTTTTGTATGTTACAATACATATCACTATGCTatatattaaaagaaaagagtCCTCAAATGTGCCATGAATCATTATTAAAATTTAATCAACAGTGATTTAAACTGGTTAATCCGGCTCTGTCCCAAGACatctaaaatgactttttttttttttacagtttgctgcacaataaaattattaatttttctCAACTCAGGTCCTAAAAATGGCTTCGAAAAGTCTTGACTCTGATGGTGAAAGTGTGTCTACCCTGTTGGTAAAACATGTATTTTCTCCTTCAGAGAGGCCGTTACTTCTCTACAGGAATCTTTGGTCACAGCCACACACGTAGCAAAGAGTGGGAACCCTGACCCTTTGATGCTGACGGACTGGGTGAACATAAGCTGTAAGTAAATTATACTTTAGCATCAGTCATTTGGTGTTTTCTTTCATGTGAATTATTACATACCAAGATCATGCAGCTAAGAAtagtaaaatacaaaaaccaTCAGGGGGCATACCCATGTAGTCTGTTGCCATGGTTCTTAACTGGTTGGTTGATCAGGTAGGCTGAATGTTGCTGGTGGTGCTGGGGTATTGTTGACCAGGTCTCAGCTGTTCTGGATCACTCTGAGGCAGTCTTCCTGAGTCGGTGCCTGGCATGTGACTTCTCTTTAGGAAGACTCTCATATACTGCGATGTTGAGGGTTTCGCTCGGCTTTGGATTGCTGTTGCTGCCATCTCTTATGCCCTCTATAGACTGCGTTTTTAATGATCTTATAAGATGCTTCACTGCGACATGAATCTCATACAACATCAAGTTTGATGTGTGCAGACTGTACAATGACAGCTCCCACTAAAAGACGCTCAAGTGTAGGCTACGATGTACAACGATATGCAAGACATAAATGTCATCCATGTACGCCGTCAGTGCCGTGGTAAATGATGAAGCAATGCAACAACAAAGCTGTTGTGACTTtagcattcatccatccatttttctacaccgcttatcccgtGGGGGGTTGCAGAGCTAATggagctgtcattgggcgagaggcagggtacaccctgaactggGCGCCAGTCAACCACAGCACTGACATTTAGAGACGGACAGCTAGGCATGCTCACACCtaggccaatttagagtcaccaattaatactaacaagcatgtctttgttgGTGGGAGGAGAACCAACACATGCacaggagaacatgcaaacttcgCACTGAAAGGCCCTGAATGGGAAGCGAACTGCTGTTAGGCAAAAGCACTAACCCCTGATATCAAGATTTTCCTCCTTGTTGAATCCtataacctttcaaagcagatggatacgcccatttccttgtttttcactggcgaatccatcttgttaagctcccatctgaaccgtttaggcccggttggaaagtgacaggaccaatcagcaacaaggggcagtactttcaggcacactGAGCCGTGACGTAAACAaccagcagcaagagctggtgcagttatggaggaagagcttagcgtggatgctgctaaagcaccagtcttatcagaacttcatgacatttctttgttagaagaagaccaaagaacagcagtgagttgttttcttctcaaaaacgacaaaagtcgatcacttacatgtctatagttgccatgttttgcgttattcctcagtagctgcgcacacgcagcttgatagctgctacgtcacgtgttttgttgccctgattggcccgtagagatgtgacagacagaacgtttacccaatcatactccgagtgttttttcaaagcctctgccttttctcaaacatttcctattgaagctttcccagatggatgtgtttcacacatccatctggcgtgtcaggttagctcaGTGGTGGGTTCAGTTCACAGGGGTGATACCTTGGTCATCGTTGGTGACTTCAGTGCTACCACTGGCACAGACAGGGAGGGCTACGAGGCACGTGTTGGTCCGCATGGAACATGATTCCATACCTGTCCTGACTTTCACTGTATCTAAATTTTATTAATCCGTCATTAGTCAACACTAATAATCCAACATGAGCAAATTTACAGAAACTATACTCAAAACACTCTTGACACTGGCACTATTAAAAATTGTTTTGCCTCAATTTACACCTTAATATGGTTACCTGGAGTCAGGTTTTATGCCCACCACAAGCCAAGGCTCCATCTACTGCACAGTGTCAAACTAAATAtttgtaaacacatttttgttacaacagtctcaagaaaacaacaaaaacgtCCTCATTACCATAAGGAAACTGGCTAAAATTAAGTAAACGTTTGAATGCTGGCTTTGGTCGTCTGTTGAATCAAGTTCACTATTATCTGCTCTATTTTCTGTGAGCCTCTAAAGCAGTGTATAAAATCTTTTGCCCTTTATTTCTAGTTTTTCCTAACTCTGTGTTGCAATGTTTATTTTCCAGATGTAACATTGAATTCAACAGCCATGGAGGACAGCCCAGCTTCATGCAGCGGGATTCCCTCCCATCAGCACATACAAGTCTGGAGTCTCATCACCAGCATGGTGGACGGCACACCACAAAGGGAAATCATCGATGTAGAAGTCAGGTGTGTATTATAGGTTTTAGAAGTCTCCATAATCCCCAACCCCTTTGAGTTTTGTCTGTGATTAtgtctttgctcatttttagcTTAAGTCTGTCTTCCTGGGTGCTTGATTGTGGAGGAGGGGATATCTCTCCATGTGTGGACCCAACAGAGACTCAGCTGTTCCCCATCACCTCCTCAGTCACTTTCATAGACATCCCCATCGACACAGGACCGCCAAAATCAAGGTGCATCTTCAAACATCAAGTTCACCCTCATGAGTGACTTCATGTATGAGCTGCCgaagtcagtggttctcaactggtgggtcgggacccaaaagtgggtcgcagagcagttttcagtgggttgcaaatgtgGGCCTGGAAAAAATGGTAGCAAAAGGCTATGAGGAACACACAACCATACCAgtaattttactctgttttattgtaatACTGGGTCAATTTAAATGTCTTATCAATATATTTGAACTAATTTaactccttttcttgcaatgaaAGAGCAGCTTTTACCCtgttaatgaagtaatttctcaagatatCTGGAAAATCTGCTAAAATTACACATAATCATGGGGAAATGGGGGTGTAAAATATATCAGTTTTGACCTGTCTCTTGTTCCTGTCATAAATCCAAGATCTTTAGTGCAACATTTGTATTTACTAAACGTgcattgttaaaaatatttgggaatttgggtcgcaatttgtcatcaaagatgtTGGGTGGGTCCTGAGTCTAGACCACTTGAGAACCATTGGCCTAAGTGACTCTAACCTTGAatatttttcttcctcttccaATCAGGTTCCAGATTAACTTCACTGAGTATGACTGTAACAGGAACGACGTGTGTTGGCCTGAGCTTGCCTTCCCCCTCACGAAGCACTACACAGGTCAACATGGCCGCTTTAAttggtcactttttaaaccagATAAAAAGTACAGTACAATGATATAATAACACCAATCCTTTTGCTTTTGTCTTCTATAGGTGAGCCGTATTCTCAGTCACTGGCTAAAGGCCTCATCTTGGTTTTCTTCTTCATCGTGGCCTCGGTTCTTGGGACTCCGTGGAGACAAATCCGTCAGGCATGGGGCTGATACCCCCTTCTGTGTTaatttgacagttttatcaTGACATGGCTTCcatgcttttaatttatttgtgagAATGTAAATACTTTGTGCAGAATTTTGTAATAAATATACTATTTTTATGACTTCTTTCTTTCTCAGATCTTCAGAATACTTACATTTGTAGTGACTGGTTTGAAACCAGGACAGTCAACCCTCTTAGTCCCACCGTGTCTAAGTCGTGTTTGCTAATGATGATCCCTGAGGAGGAAAAAACATGAGTGTCAGACTCCACCGTGAATAGGCATCTTCTATAGCCAGTCTGTCATGGGGTTTCTTGAGGCTTGATCCCAGACCTCGCTTTTTTCTCAACTTACAGTAAAATCTGGAGTCTAAGATGCACTTTTgattcccattttttccatcttaaaGGCCGGCTGGGACCCTATACTAGTgaccagtataccagtataaaGTAATGGGACACGTGCTGTCGGAGGTAAATTACATCCCTGAAAATAAACTTATGTTAAATTCTGATCACTGATTTTGAAAGCTACTGAAAagatatcaaaaacaaaagagctgctgattttcaattaaaaacattaatatacTGAGTAACTTTCCACCcctttttaatttgtaatttgtgacaaatatttttccaaacCTGAAGCCTAGAATTTATAAATGGAAGATCATTCTAGTGATTTAATTTGCTGCAACTACAGAGCAAAGGCCCCTCCTCATGTGTGGTTTAATGATACATAAATCTGGCATGCACAAAATAAGAATTACATGTTACTTTTAAAACCCTAATTCCCAAAAAgatgggatgctgtgtaaaatttCAGTCGAAACAGGCATTTTGCCCCGTTCCAAGTCTCAGGTCTATCATCTGATATGTTTACGGTCTTTTGTGATGAAATctgggttcatgagatttgcaaatcattgcatgcTGTTTTCTGTACACGgcgtcccatcttttttggaattatgGTTGATTGTAAAACTGTAGATAGAATAATGTGTTTGAAAAAGCTGTGACGATGATCAGGTGTTTTTCAAGGATAAGGGAGCATGGGTCAAAACTGCGAACATAAATGACTGTCCAGAGTATTTGCAAGAATAAAGGTCCATGCTGCACATTTATAGGAAATCCTATAAACAAGGACGTGTGTCCCCTGTGTGTTACCTTACACAGCCTCATTTCCGGGTTAAAGAAACAGGAGGGCAAACTTTGTTCTTATGCAACTCTTCAGTGAAAAGAGTCGGTTACTATGAGAGAGGAAAGGCGGTAAAACGAAACTGAAAGTGTTCTTCCAGTCAGAGCCGCGAGGAAACAGCGGGGATAAAGAATCAAAGCCACCAGGTGAGTTCACTGTCATTGTTACTGTTCAACTCTCCGGTTAATCGGTAAATACTGCACCATAAAGTCTTCGACTCTGATTACTAAGGAATGACAGGATGCTGTGCTGACTCAGTTTTCAATGGAGgtgtatttcttttatttccggcttttttttttggctcacaGGTAAACGTCAGTTAATGACCCAAAATCAAAGATGTGTCTAGAGAGCTTTAAAGACTAAACACTCCCGGTAAAGTGGAGACGAAAACCTTTAACACCTCCCTACTACACCTTAAACAGACATGTTTGTTCACGATCCCTGTGCTCTGAACACACAGTCAGTGTTACTGGTTTTAAACACGATGACTGGTTTTACTTCACAGTGTTTAGCTTTATAGGCAACCTTTGATAAAATCTTGATAAAATAGCATATCTGTGTTAACATTGTCACCCTCCTGCAGAAAGGTTGGTCCAGAAAGCCATGATGGACTAACACAGGTTTCTTCAATAACTGAGGTTTAAAGCTACGACATGTAGGATGCTTGCTCTGGAATTACTGTATTAAGAAAAACGACCACTCTTAAGTTTTATGACTATAAACACTAGATGGACAAAATCATTTGGACACCTGCCTGGCCATCACACAGGACTGTAatgcaggggtcatcaagtacatctgcacaagagccagatttagtctcaacagaaactctttcaaatacacaaaaattaaagaaatgttttatgttattttagtcattaccagtgagatctattcTATTATCTATaacgcagcaggccacaaggagaaaggcctgacaacagaataggccggacccctgaaaatcacagagaatgggccctccccagttgtcatgtagcaccaatattaacccatttttgacacttttaacccttttttgatactttttgccctcttttgcctctttaacacattttttgaaagatttaaaccacttttcctgcatgttttatcccctttgtgacactcttatcaatttttgccacttttcttctatttttgcaactttttaagcCCTTTTTATGACAttctttcaacaatttttgcaactttaaaaccaatttttcccacttttaacccattgttgatactttttacctctttaacccaatttctgaaagattttaacccaatttaaaacacttttcatgcACGTTTTATCCCCTTTGAGACACTcttaacaatttttgccacttttctattttttcctcttcttaacccatttttattatttttgtcaacattttttgcaatttttaaaccaatttttgccaattttaacccattgttgttACTTTTGCCCCTTGATGcctattttaaaccttttttgaaagattttaacccaatttaaaacacttttcctgcatgttttaccgcctttgtgacactcttttatccaagttttgccacttttcttttttgccactttttaaccctctttcaatacttttttaaaacattttttgcaacttttaaaccaatttttcctacttttaacccatcgttgatactttttgcccattgttgcctctttaacacaaatttgaaagattttaaccccctttaaaacacttttcatgcatgttttatcccctttgtgccactctatcattttttccactttttaaccccttttcatcactttcttgcgctactttttttgtcatttgtaaacaatttttgataccttttgtgccttttttcctcttacaccattttttttgccacatttaacctcttttcaccactttatctggtcatttttgcagcacttctgccaaccttaaccctttttaaaatacttactaataatgacagtaaatctctgaaaaaaacagatcaaatgtgaagtcattctaaaactatttcaatgttattttattgtgggatggatttaacagctgcagacatttacagcCAAAAGATACGcttaaaatcctccttttctgaatttaacgatctttcgggggccggacaggaagctttgggggacCTGAGGTGCCCCCCAggcgccagttgatgatcagtgctgtaatGGCATTGTATAATACCTGCACTTTAATGTTGAGTTGGTCCTCTTtgtgcagctgtaacagcctccacttttTAATGGAAGGCTTGCCAcaacattttggagtgtttctgtggaaatttgtgcccattcattctgtagagcacttatgaggtcaggcactgatgttggaccagaagccctggctcacaatctctgttccagttcatcccaaaggtgctgggtGAGATGAAGTCAGAACTCTGTGCAGGCCGATCAAATTTTTTCACACTAAACTTATCAAATCATTTCTTTAcagtccttctttgtgctctggggcacagtcatgttggaatagacaTTCACACAGATGGATGCATAGCATTGTCCTAAATGTCttaaagcattaagattggccctcactggagataaggggtctagcccaaaccctgaaaaagagCCCCATGCCATTAGCCCCCCTCCACCTAACTCCACAGTTGGCACAATCCAGTCAGGCAGGCAACGTTCTCCCGGCTTCCGccaacccagactcgtccatctgactgccaaacagagaagcgtgactTGTCACTCCACAGTCCAGCAGAGCATTAGAGACTTTTGCACACCATGTGCCTTCAGTGCCATTTTACATGGTCCTCTGCTTCATTGCTGACTTTCTGTGG
The Cheilinus undulatus linkage group 5, ASM1832078v1, whole genome shotgun sequence DNA segment above includes these coding regions:
- the tctn2 gene encoding tectonic-2 isoform X1, which produces MANVDEIKFFKLILRQILCLFLILSLVRSQNNVAFQPSFITTTGPTVTSLLVGNLTDVSLYVRTASPSNTTGSIGSPSCVGEASPWVLTKEQVGKTAAQIQLRLEGNLHLCGDNETETDCCSKPLCVLETVQVSACVGGSPQASLLIQARIHALLVPAGAPSDNNTVIPNQVYQPLGACPCDLTDGACDVRCCCDQDCSPEDLMLFASHCLPGPFGGQISKDPDYQCSLQSSENSPDWFPFLCVHSPPENNPYLGLFYQGQTIPPKPGPSFQTPALSAPVPVAVYTQGSPIFTINDQFFTVPQMVLGRCVDNAPVAFLNNFEVKCVTLLNSCPTGAPLITLPEDLRIQVKNGQGADVLVDVAEEVADDLSLFISQTDAVASSDKGLVCENVTLALDYIFYWKGNGITSITLTQTVGTISLNRSVVLTTRYSAEFLNGEFPGEPRSGNPGYQAGKPIIAGVEDISDNDTNNTGSIQRTSINLWKPVRDGLCSSVEMKPALFGENSTSGCLLPVSRLNLTQCDLLREAVTSLQESLVTATHVAKSGNPDPLMLTDWVNISYVTLNSTAMEDSPASCSGIPSHQHIQVWSLITSMVDGTPQREIIDVEVSLSLSSWVLDCGGGDISPCVDPTETQLFPITSSVTFIDIPIDTGPPKSRFQINFTEYDCNRNDVCWPELAFPLTKHYTGEPYSQSLAKGLILVFFFIVASVLGTPWRQIRQAWG